One Blastocatellia bacterium DNA segment encodes these proteins:
- the fabF gene encoding beta-ketoacyl-ACP synthase II has protein sequence MKRRVVVTGIGLICGLGNTTEETWRGLIEGRSGVDYITHFDASGFPVRFAAEVKNFDPLKYIEKKDVKKMDPFIHFAIAAAQEAVDDAGLKITPENAERVGVYIGSGIGGFSVIEREHQKFLEGGPGKISPFFIPAAIANLAAGQVSIRFGARGPNSATCTACSAGAHAIGDAFKIIERGDADVMICGGAEAAVTPMGVGGFAAMRALSTRNEEPQRASRPFDRDRDGFVIGEGAGILVLEALEHAQARGARIYAEIVGYGMSADAYHITQPPEDANGAIRVMQYALRDAGIAPDQVDYINAHGTSTYYNDKLETYAIKRVFGEHAYRLAVSSTKSMTGHLLGAAGGLEAGITVLAIYHQTLPPTINYENPDPECDLDYVPNRARRAEIRYALSNSFGFGGTNAALLFKRYEE, from the coding sequence GTGAAGCGACGAGTCGTAGTGACGGGAATCGGTTTGATCTGCGGCCTCGGCAATACGACCGAAGAGACATGGCGCGGGCTGATCGAAGGGCGTAGCGGTGTGGATTACATCACGCACTTCGACGCCTCCGGATTCCCCGTTCGCTTCGCGGCGGAGGTGAAGAACTTCGATCCGCTGAAGTACATCGAGAAGAAGGATGTCAAGAAGATGGACCCGTTCATTCACTTCGCCATCGCCGCGGCTCAAGAGGCCGTGGACGATGCCGGATTGAAGATCACGCCGGAGAACGCCGAGCGCGTCGGCGTGTACATCGGTTCGGGGATCGGAGGCTTCTCGGTGATCGAACGCGAGCACCAGAAGTTTTTGGAAGGCGGACCGGGGAAGATCTCCCCCTTCTTCATTCCGGCGGCGATCGCGAATCTCGCGGCTGGTCAGGTTTCAATTCGGTTTGGCGCACGCGGGCCCAACAGCGCCACGTGCACAGCCTGCTCGGCGGGAGCGCACGCCATCGGCGATGCATTCAAGATCATCGAGCGGGGGGATGCTGACGTCATGATCTGCGGCGGGGCGGAAGCAGCCGTCACGCCGATGGGCGTGGGTGGTTTCGCCGCCATGCGCGCGCTCTCGACCCGTAACGAGGAACCGCAGCGTGCCAGCCGTCCCTTCGACCGCGATCGCGATGGGTTCGTCATCGGCGAGGGCGCGGGGATTCTCGTCTTGGAAGCCCTCGAACACGCGCAGGCGCGAGGGGCGCGGATCTACGCGGAGATCGTCGGTTATGGGATGTCCGCCGATGCCTACCACATCACCCAGCCACCGGAGGACGCCAACGGCGCCATCCGCGTCATGCAGTACGCGCTGCGGGACGCCGGCATCGCGCCCGATCAAGTGGACTACATCAACGCGCATGGGACCTCGACCTATTACAATGACAAGCTGGAGACCTATGCGATCAAGCGCGTCTTCGGCGAACATGCGTATCGGCTCGCCGTCAGCTCGACGAAATCCATGACAGGGCACCTGCTCGGCGCTGCCGGGGGATTGGAGGCGGGCATCACCGTATTGGCCATTTACCACCAGACTCTTCCCCCGACGATCAACTACGAGAATCCCGATCCCGAATGCGATCTCGATTACGTCCCGAACCGGGCGCGTCGAGCCGAAATCCGATATGCCCTCTCGAACTCCTTCGGCTTCGGCGGCACCAATGCCGCCCTTCTCTTCAAACGCTACGAGGAATGA